From one Notolabrus celidotus isolate fNotCel1 chromosome 24, fNotCel1.pri, whole genome shotgun sequence genomic stretch:
- the LOC117808427 gene encoding rho GTPase-activating protein 20-like isoform X1: MVEAVDGISVPGASPEDCRTVSRRASAGWMDKMSPQQDSLGGLQENKRRMRSMNYRRQSAPSLVITKALSRSKTLSRDNFVIPVCPESCPLVQSFLTGSDRTFLLHGHAQLKTGMQTQDRHLFLFSDILVIAKAKSANHFKQKAQVRLCEMWTAGCLDEVCEGSTFPERSFVMGWPTCNCAAVFSSSEQRERYLTVFKSQLKEEKEKEETKTIPLRVYGKGINTFAVTKMLPVSNCDSTNEVIRLALQQFGIIGNVKDFQLWVISKRDNNLYPLIGHEFPFSIQMSHVRHAMALGGSRDPPASPADRQRAMQVEQMQVYKQCQFILKPRPTEAQTASADLSKKTFKRRRSLITWAFWRGSSYNMNELSEAAQGRLFSQPLNLLCVDNTLPKPIMDMLVFLYHEGSCTRGIFRRPAGARAVRELRDSLDLGMFQLPLSKDNVFIIAGVFKDFLRSIPGSLLCCELHEEWMDVLDEDDEEEEQVQDVQRMVFRLPKENTLLLRYLLAMLHGIQGNAQENQMTSFNLSVCIAPSMLWPPGVPCSPEVEGEGTRKVCDLVKFMIEHCQGILGECPSALFGGPPQKTNTEEMGSDSWLYPLTDSSYDSLENDLDNSSGGSPGFFSRGLLKPKQLQGSLDSILTFSDYDQDTEPDTLEKLQSAEGTRTMTQEPEPSCLGQNAPTVSATSNLEWLSLDPRHGQRRRRCSEPAIAYMVRHQPSSDTLTGEDEDDEDDEEMFSKKPTSDTPAPSRDQTSSGGGESLHGPQSASPAPTCSSQDSLSSEHAWVTRRGETTSQVLPNAAPAPFSVPFTTFTPSSALISDKVTCPKASPPKEPQSWSTLKDCGSLHPNSWLKKSSRLSRSQQDNLEKEEDSSGGGPTESLHLGKLPEEKGKATKSAGAFSCQSTSKTICRTSKDTGRRGHVKGGPSQATLNPRQLKQNSSSPPSHHRSTGSLHFPLSPWLQSTDSKKTVQQLANVASVTNLGHTAKSLGNISKQGSPYLFLKTSTPSLSILKENKSHSLDEESSARHQQRRVSEPGQQIVQRAASLPRKRLPSDPGLRVTDVDWKGETSEARFCLTPCATKAVKEYFSSHRRSNPQSSKQVALALVESRREWLKRCSDATAEPDFDQLLFAEESFV; the protein is encoded by the exons ATg GTGGAGGCTGTTGACGGGATCTCTGTGCCCGGTGCATCACCTGAGGACTGCCGGACTGTGAGCCGGAGAGCGTCCGCAGGCTGGATGGACAAGATGTCTCCACAGCAGGACAGCCTCGGTGGACTGCAAGAGAACAAGAGG CGGATGAGGTCGATGAATTATCGCCGACAGTCTGCCCCGTCCCTTGTCATCACCAAGGCTCTGAGCCGGTCCAAGACACTCTCCAG AGACAACTTTGTGATTCCCGTGTGCCCCGAGTCCTGCCCGCTGGTCCAGTCCTTCCTTACTGGCTCCGACAGGACCTTCCTTCTTCACGGACATGCTCAGTTGAAAACCGGCATGCAAACTCAGGACAGGCACCTCTTCCTGTTCAGCGACATACTTGTGATTGCCAAAGCCAA GTCAGCCAATCACTTCAAACAGAAGGCTCAGGTGCGTTTGTGTGAGATGTGGACAGCAGGGTGCTTGGATGAGGTGTGTGAGGGGAGCACATTCCCGGAGAGGAGCTTCGTCATGGGATGGCCCACCTGCAATTGTGCCGCCGTTTTTAG CTCTTCAGAACAGAGGGAGAGGTATCTGACTGTCTTCAAAAG TCAGcttaaagaagagaaggaaaaggaagaaaCTAAAACGATTCCACTCAGAGTGTACGGAAAGGGAATCAATACGTTTGCTGTT acaaagatgcTTCCTGTCAGCAACTGTGATTCGACCAATGAGGTGATCCGACTGGCGTTGCAGCAGTTTGGCATCATC gGAAATGTGAAAGACTTCCAGCTGTGGGTCATCTCCAAGAGGGACAACAACCTCTatcctctgattg gTCATGAGTTTCCCTTCAGTATCCAGATGAGTCACGTGAGACACGCTATGGCTCTGGGAGGCAGCAGGGATCCGCCTGCATCACCTGCGGACAGACAGCGGGCCATGCAGGTGGAGCAGATGCAGGTGTACAAGCAGTGTCAGTTCATCCTGAAGCCTCGACCCACTGAAGCACAGACGGCATCCGCAG ACCTGAGTAAGAAGACGTTTAAAAGGAGGCGTTCCCTCATCACATGGGCCTTTTGGCGAGGCTCCTCCTACAACATGAATGAGCTATCGGAGGCAGCTCAAGGCCGCTTGTTCTCCCAACCACTCAACCTGCTTTGCGTTGACAACACCCTCCCAAAGCCTATCATG GACATGCTGGTGTTCCTGTACCATGAGGGGTCGTGTACACGGGGGATCTTCCGTCGCCCGGCGGGGGCTCGAGCTGTCAGGGAGCTGAGGGACTCTCTGGACTTGGGAATGTTTCAACTTCCGCTGTCGAAAGATAACGTCTTCATCATTGCCGGAGTCTTTAAG GATTTCCTGCGCAGCATCCCGGGCAGCTTGCTGTGCTGTGAACTGCACGAGGAATGGATGGATGTGCTGGACGAAgacgatgaggaggaggagcaagtGCAGGATGTACAGAg aatgGTTTTTCGCCTGCCCAAAGAAAACACCCTCCTGCTACGTTACCTGTTAGCCATGCTGCACGGTATTCAAGGCAACGCCCAGGAGAACCAGATGACCAGTTTTAACCTATCGGTGTGCATtgctcccagcatgctttggcCCCCTGGAGTGCCTTGTAGCCCTGAAGTGGAAGGAGAAGGAACTAGAAAG GTTTGTGATCTGGTGAAGTTCATGATCGAGCACTGTCAGGGGATTCTGGGAGAATGTCCGTCCGCACTGTTTGGGGGGCCACCGCAAAAAACCAACACTGAGGAGATGGGATCAG ACTCCTGGTTGTACCCTCTCACCGACTCGTCCTACGACAGTCTGGAGAACGATTTAGACAACAGCAGCGGAGGTTCTCCAGGCTTCTTCAGCAGAGGGCTTCTCAAACCCAAACAGCTTCAAGGCAGCCTGGACTCCATCTTAACATTTAGCGACTATGACCAAGATACAGAACCAGATACCTTAGAGAAGCTACAATCAGCAGAAGGAACCAGAACTATGACACAGGAACCAGAACCCTCTTGTCTCGGCCAGAATGCTCCGACTGTGAGCGCCACCTCCAATCTGGAGTGGCTGTCTCTGGATCCTCGGCATGggcagcggcggcggcggtgCTCAGAGCCTGCTATAGCCTACATGGTGAGACATCAGCCGAGCAGTGATACACTCACTGGGGAAGATGAAGATGACGAAGACGATGAAGAGATGTTTTCCAAGAAGCCAACTAGCGACACACCTGCTCCCTCAAGAGATCAGACCAGCAGTGGCGGAGGTGAGTCCTTGCATGGTCCACAATCTGCCTCCCCTGCGCCCACCTGCTCCTCCCAGGACTCTCTTAGCAGTGAGCATGCCTGGGTGACCAGACGAGGGGAAACAACCTCGCAAGTTCTCCCCAACGCTGCACCTGCTCCCTTCTCAGTCCCCTTTACGACATTCACCCCAAGCTCCGCTCTGATCTCAGACAAGGTGACTTGTCCAAAAGCCTCGCCACCCAAAGAACCTCAAAGCTGGAGCACCCTGAAAGACTGTGGCAGCCTCCACCCAAACTCTTGGCTGAAGAAAAGCAGCAGGTTGTCACGCAGCCAACAAGACAACTTGGAGAAGGAAGAGGACTCGAGTGGG GGAGGACCCACCGAGTCACTCCACCTTGGGAAACTCCCTGAAGAGAAAGGGAAAGCCACCAAAAGCGCCGGAGCTTTCAGTTGTCAATCAACATCTAAAACTATTTGCAGAACCTCAAAAGATACAGGGAGAAGGGGCCATGTAAAAGGAGGGCCCAGCCAGGCGACCCTGAATCCTCGACAACTCAAACAGAACTCATCCAGCCCCCCTTCCCACCACCGCTCTACAGGTAGTCTACATTTCCCCTTATCCCCCTGGTTACAGTCCACGGATTCCAAAAAGACTGTCCAGCAGCTTGCCAATGTTGCAAGTGTCACCAACCTCGGGCACACGGCAAAAAGTCTAGGGAATATATCCAAGCAAGGGTCGCCATATTTGTTTCTCAAGACGAGTACGCCCTCTTTATCTATTCTCAAGGAAAACAAGTCCCACTCATTGGACGAGGAAAGCAGTGCCAGGCACCAACAGCGTCGGGTGTCAGAACCTGGGCAGCAGATCGTACAGCGAGCCGCAAGCCTCCCAAGGAAAAGGCTGCCCAGCGACCCAGGACTGAGGGTGACTGATGTGGATTGGAAGGGGGAGACATCTGAGGCCCGTTTCTGCCTCACCCCTTGCGCAACCAAAGCAGTGAAGGAGTACTTCTCCTCTCACAGACGAAGTAACCCACAGAGCAGCAAGCAGGTGGCGCTCGCCCTGGTGGAGAGTCGCAGGGAATGGCTAAAGAGATGCAGTGATGCCACCGCAGAGCCAGACTTTGACCAGCTTCTGTTCGCTGAAGAATCCTTCGTGTGA
- the LOC117808427 gene encoding rho GTPase-activating protein 20-like isoform X2, with translation MDKMSPQQDSLGGLQENKRRMRSMNYRRQSAPSLVITKALSRSKTLSRDNFVIPVCPESCPLVQSFLTGSDRTFLLHGHAQLKTGMQTQDRHLFLFSDILVIAKAKSANHFKQKAQVRLCEMWTAGCLDEVCEGSTFPERSFVMGWPTCNCAAVFSSSEQRERYLTVFKSQLKEEKEKEETKTIPLRVYGKGINTFAVTKMLPVSNCDSTNEVIRLALQQFGIIGNVKDFQLWVISKRDNNLYPLIGHEFPFSIQMSHVRHAMALGGSRDPPASPADRQRAMQVEQMQVYKQCQFILKPRPTEAQTASADLSKKTFKRRRSLITWAFWRGSSYNMNELSEAAQGRLFSQPLNLLCVDNTLPKPIMDMLVFLYHEGSCTRGIFRRPAGARAVRELRDSLDLGMFQLPLSKDNVFIIAGVFKDFLRSIPGSLLCCELHEEWMDVLDEDDEEEEQVQDVQRMVFRLPKENTLLLRYLLAMLHGIQGNAQENQMTSFNLSVCIAPSMLWPPGVPCSPEVEGEGTRKVCDLVKFMIEHCQGILGECPSALFGGPPQKTNTEEMGSDSWLYPLTDSSYDSLENDLDNSSGGSPGFFSRGLLKPKQLQGSLDSILTFSDYDQDTEPDTLEKLQSAEGTRTMTQEPEPSCLGQNAPTVSATSNLEWLSLDPRHGQRRRRCSEPAIAYMVRHQPSSDTLTGEDEDDEDDEEMFSKKPTSDTPAPSRDQTSSGGGESLHGPQSASPAPTCSSQDSLSSEHAWVTRRGETTSQVLPNAAPAPFSVPFTTFTPSSALISDKVTCPKASPPKEPQSWSTLKDCGSLHPNSWLKKSSRLSRSQQDNLEKEEDSSGGGPTESLHLGKLPEEKGKATKSAGAFSCQSTSKTICRTSKDTGRRGHVKGGPSQATLNPRQLKQNSSSPPSHHRSTGSLHFPLSPWLQSTDSKKTVQQLANVASVTNLGHTAKSLGNISKQGSPYLFLKTSTPSLSILKENKSHSLDEESSARHQQRRVSEPGQQIVQRAASLPRKRLPSDPGLRVTDVDWKGETSEARFCLTPCATKAVKEYFSSHRRSNPQSSKQVALALVESRREWLKRCSDATAEPDFDQLLFAEESFV, from the exons ATGGACAAGATGTCTCCACAGCAGGACAGCCTCGGTGGACTGCAAGAGAACAAGAGG CGGATGAGGTCGATGAATTATCGCCGACAGTCTGCCCCGTCCCTTGTCATCACCAAGGCTCTGAGCCGGTCCAAGACACTCTCCAG AGACAACTTTGTGATTCCCGTGTGCCCCGAGTCCTGCCCGCTGGTCCAGTCCTTCCTTACTGGCTCCGACAGGACCTTCCTTCTTCACGGACATGCTCAGTTGAAAACCGGCATGCAAACTCAGGACAGGCACCTCTTCCTGTTCAGCGACATACTTGTGATTGCCAAAGCCAA GTCAGCCAATCACTTCAAACAGAAGGCTCAGGTGCGTTTGTGTGAGATGTGGACAGCAGGGTGCTTGGATGAGGTGTGTGAGGGGAGCACATTCCCGGAGAGGAGCTTCGTCATGGGATGGCCCACCTGCAATTGTGCCGCCGTTTTTAG CTCTTCAGAACAGAGGGAGAGGTATCTGACTGTCTTCAAAAG TCAGcttaaagaagagaaggaaaaggaagaaaCTAAAACGATTCCACTCAGAGTGTACGGAAAGGGAATCAATACGTTTGCTGTT acaaagatgcTTCCTGTCAGCAACTGTGATTCGACCAATGAGGTGATCCGACTGGCGTTGCAGCAGTTTGGCATCATC gGAAATGTGAAAGACTTCCAGCTGTGGGTCATCTCCAAGAGGGACAACAACCTCTatcctctgattg gTCATGAGTTTCCCTTCAGTATCCAGATGAGTCACGTGAGACACGCTATGGCTCTGGGAGGCAGCAGGGATCCGCCTGCATCACCTGCGGACAGACAGCGGGCCATGCAGGTGGAGCAGATGCAGGTGTACAAGCAGTGTCAGTTCATCCTGAAGCCTCGACCCACTGAAGCACAGACGGCATCCGCAG ACCTGAGTAAGAAGACGTTTAAAAGGAGGCGTTCCCTCATCACATGGGCCTTTTGGCGAGGCTCCTCCTACAACATGAATGAGCTATCGGAGGCAGCTCAAGGCCGCTTGTTCTCCCAACCACTCAACCTGCTTTGCGTTGACAACACCCTCCCAAAGCCTATCATG GACATGCTGGTGTTCCTGTACCATGAGGGGTCGTGTACACGGGGGATCTTCCGTCGCCCGGCGGGGGCTCGAGCTGTCAGGGAGCTGAGGGACTCTCTGGACTTGGGAATGTTTCAACTTCCGCTGTCGAAAGATAACGTCTTCATCATTGCCGGAGTCTTTAAG GATTTCCTGCGCAGCATCCCGGGCAGCTTGCTGTGCTGTGAACTGCACGAGGAATGGATGGATGTGCTGGACGAAgacgatgaggaggaggagcaagtGCAGGATGTACAGAg aatgGTTTTTCGCCTGCCCAAAGAAAACACCCTCCTGCTACGTTACCTGTTAGCCATGCTGCACGGTATTCAAGGCAACGCCCAGGAGAACCAGATGACCAGTTTTAACCTATCGGTGTGCATtgctcccagcatgctttggcCCCCTGGAGTGCCTTGTAGCCCTGAAGTGGAAGGAGAAGGAACTAGAAAG GTTTGTGATCTGGTGAAGTTCATGATCGAGCACTGTCAGGGGATTCTGGGAGAATGTCCGTCCGCACTGTTTGGGGGGCCACCGCAAAAAACCAACACTGAGGAGATGGGATCAG ACTCCTGGTTGTACCCTCTCACCGACTCGTCCTACGACAGTCTGGAGAACGATTTAGACAACAGCAGCGGAGGTTCTCCAGGCTTCTTCAGCAGAGGGCTTCTCAAACCCAAACAGCTTCAAGGCAGCCTGGACTCCATCTTAACATTTAGCGACTATGACCAAGATACAGAACCAGATACCTTAGAGAAGCTACAATCAGCAGAAGGAACCAGAACTATGACACAGGAACCAGAACCCTCTTGTCTCGGCCAGAATGCTCCGACTGTGAGCGCCACCTCCAATCTGGAGTGGCTGTCTCTGGATCCTCGGCATGggcagcggcggcggcggtgCTCAGAGCCTGCTATAGCCTACATGGTGAGACATCAGCCGAGCAGTGATACACTCACTGGGGAAGATGAAGATGACGAAGACGATGAAGAGATGTTTTCCAAGAAGCCAACTAGCGACACACCTGCTCCCTCAAGAGATCAGACCAGCAGTGGCGGAGGTGAGTCCTTGCATGGTCCACAATCTGCCTCCCCTGCGCCCACCTGCTCCTCCCAGGACTCTCTTAGCAGTGAGCATGCCTGGGTGACCAGACGAGGGGAAACAACCTCGCAAGTTCTCCCCAACGCTGCACCTGCTCCCTTCTCAGTCCCCTTTACGACATTCACCCCAAGCTCCGCTCTGATCTCAGACAAGGTGACTTGTCCAAAAGCCTCGCCACCCAAAGAACCTCAAAGCTGGAGCACCCTGAAAGACTGTGGCAGCCTCCACCCAAACTCTTGGCTGAAGAAAAGCAGCAGGTTGTCACGCAGCCAACAAGACAACTTGGAGAAGGAAGAGGACTCGAGTGGG GGAGGACCCACCGAGTCACTCCACCTTGGGAAACTCCCTGAAGAGAAAGGGAAAGCCACCAAAAGCGCCGGAGCTTTCAGTTGTCAATCAACATCTAAAACTATTTGCAGAACCTCAAAAGATACAGGGAGAAGGGGCCATGTAAAAGGAGGGCCCAGCCAGGCGACCCTGAATCCTCGACAACTCAAACAGAACTCATCCAGCCCCCCTTCCCACCACCGCTCTACAGGTAGTCTACATTTCCCCTTATCCCCCTGGTTACAGTCCACGGATTCCAAAAAGACTGTCCAGCAGCTTGCCAATGTTGCAAGTGTCACCAACCTCGGGCACACGGCAAAAAGTCTAGGGAATATATCCAAGCAAGGGTCGCCATATTTGTTTCTCAAGACGAGTACGCCCTCTTTATCTATTCTCAAGGAAAACAAGTCCCACTCATTGGACGAGGAAAGCAGTGCCAGGCACCAACAGCGTCGGGTGTCAGAACCTGGGCAGCAGATCGTACAGCGAGCCGCAAGCCTCCCAAGGAAAAGGCTGCCCAGCGACCCAGGACTGAGGGTGACTGATGTGGATTGGAAGGGGGAGACATCTGAGGCCCGTTTCTGCCTCACCCCTTGCGCAACCAAAGCAGTGAAGGAGTACTTCTCCTCTCACAGACGAAGTAACCCACAGAGCAGCAAGCAGGTGGCGCTCGCCCTGGTGGAGAGTCGCAGGGAATGGCTAAAGAGATGCAGTGATGCCACCGCAGAGCCAGACTTTGACCAGCTTCTGTTCGCTGAAGAATCCTTCGTGTGA